One genomic window of Desulfurococcus mucosus DSM 2162 includes the following:
- a CDS encoding ABC transporter permease codes for MTLKPLVVREVKSFLKNPAFIMSIIILVVFYASLGGIMRTSVESAVREASSISIGVVKEEDTPLVNQLIAVLNHYTNGSLGFYSSLDEAVEKAGVAILIPRGFTVNATTPGRSLMLKGGVKIESLSPIISQARLSVVSSIASTLSNLLPVAISQLYNVSVEPGKQVVVDNYVRIYGRTMTVAEFNAVVGVLSMIPTLIGLVVGINAAYAAQATAIEKVEKAFEMLLAQPIPRRSVVVAKIIGAVVASMIMGTAYMVAMLLMLASVVPSGMVGNESSQLIQSTMSVAGPFVIALIIFSMVLGLIYSGAMGVLVGAVVSDERMAGVLSTPIILLFMGVGFAVMYLGMPLNTITAVLSGLSIVPIAFVVINASLSGQYVYAALSVSIAVLATLAVMLIAIVVFNRDIVVLGLRVSLRRRE; via the coding sequence GTGACACTTAAACCCCTCGTCGTAAGGGAGGTCAAGAGCTTCCTGAAGAACCCAGCGTTCATAATGTCGATAATCATACTCGTAGTGTTCTATGCATCGCTTGGAGGCATCATGAGGACGAGTGTTGAGTCAGCTGTACGGGAGGCCTCCTCAATATCCATAGGCGTGGTCAAAGAGGAAGATACACCACTCGTAAACCAGTTGATCGCCGTTTTAAACCACTACACTAATGGCTCACTGGGATTCTACAGTAGCCTTGACGAAGCCGTTGAGAAAGCTGGTGTTGCAATACTCATACCAAGAGGGTTCACTGTAAACGCCACTACACCTGGGAGGAGCCTGATGCTTAAGGGAGGCGTTAAAATAGAAAGCCTTTCACCCATCATAAGCCAAGCCAGGCTCTCCGTTGTGTCCTCAATAGCCTCAACGCTTTCAAACCTCCTGCCCGTCGCGATCAGCCAGCTCTATAATGTTTCAGTTGAACCAGGCAAGCAGGTGGTCGTTGACAACTATGTGAGAATATATGGGAGAACAATGACAGTAGCCGAGTTCAACGCCGTGGTCGGAGTACTCTCCATGATACCCACGCTCATAGGCCTCGTGGTCGGTATAAACGCCGCCTACGCTGCACAGGCAACAGCCATAGAGAAGGTTGAGAAAGCATTCGAGATGCTGCTGGCTCAACCGATCCCACGTAGAAGCGTTGTAGTAGCCAAGATAATTGGAGCGGTCGTTGCATCAATGATCATGGGAACCGCATACATGGTTGCAATGCTCCTTATGCTGGCTTCAGTGGTGCCCAGCGGCATGGTCGGTAATGAGTCGTCGCAGCTCATTCAATCAACCATGAGCGTGGCAGGCCCCTTCGTTATAGCACTGATAATATTCTCAATGGTGCTGGGCCTCATATACTCGGGCGCCATGGGCGTGCTGGTTGGAGCAGTGGTCAGCGATGAGAGAATGGCCGGCGTCCTCTCAACCCCTATAATACTGTTGTTCATGGGAGTCGGGTTCGCCGTAATGTACCTCGGCATGCCCCTCAACACCATAACAGCCGTGCTATCTGGATTAAGCATCGTGCCAATAGCGTTCGTGGTTATCAACGCGTCTCTCTCAGGCCAGTATGTTTACGCAGCTCTCTCAGTCTCCATAGCGGTGCTGGCAACCCTTGCAGTAATGTTGATCGCCATAGTAGTGTTCAACCGTGACATAGTGGTGCTCGGACTCAGGGTCTCATTAAGGCGGAGAGAGTAG
- the panB gene encoding 3-methyl-2-oxobutanoate hydroxymethyltransferase, translated as MSTRITVRDIVKMKGREKIAMVTAYDYAMAKLVDQAGVDVILVGDSVGMVVHGFDTTIPVSMDMMLIHVASVSRARPRALVVADMPFLSYETSVEEAVRNAGLLMKAGADAVKLEGGGEMSDVVRALVRAGIPVMGHIGLTPQRSFLIGGYRRRGLSEKERDRILEDARELERAGVFSIVIEYTAADVAGEVTRELNVPTICIGSGPFCDGQVLVLHDLLGLTEHPPPFAKAYADLRSMIIKAVGEYAKEVKAGVFPEEKHYFYSKKT; from the coding sequence TTGAGTACGAGGATAACGGTCAGAGACATAGTTAAGATGAAGGGTAGGGAGAAGATAGCGATGGTGACAGCCTACGATTATGCAATGGCTAAGCTAGTGGACCAGGCTGGTGTTGACGTAATCCTCGTCGGTGACAGCGTTGGAATGGTTGTCCACGGCTTCGACACAACGATACCTGTCTCAATGGATATGATGCTGATACATGTGGCCAGCGTTAGTAGGGCTAGGCCCCGTGCACTCGTCGTCGCCGATATGCCGTTCCTCAGCTATGAGACAAGCGTGGAGGAAGCGGTGAGGAATGCCGGGCTACTGATGAAGGCCGGGGCAGACGCGGTGAAGCTTGAGGGGGGAGGAGAAATGAGTGATGTAGTAAGGGCTCTTGTGAGAGCCGGCATCCCGGTGATGGGTCACATAGGGTTAACGCCTCAGAGGTCATTCCTCATAGGCGGCTACAGGAGGCGCGGGTTAAGCGAGAAGGAGCGGGATAGGATACTGGAGGATGCAAGGGAACTCGAGAGAGCCGGCGTCTTCTCCATTGTGATAGAGTATACTGCGGCCGATGTAGCCGGCGAGGTCACAAGGGAGTTGAATGTACCCACCATATGTATTGGTAGCGGGCCGTTCTGCGATGGGCAAGTGCTCGTCCTACACGACCTGCTCGGGTTAACGGAGCATCCTCCCCCATTCGCTAAAGCCTACGCTGACCTGAGGAGCATGATAATAAAGGCTGTCGGCGAATACGCGAAGGAGGTCAAGGCCGGGGTTTTCCCAGAGGAGAAACACTACTTCTACTCTAAGAAGACTTGA
- a CDS encoding ketopantoate reductase family protein → MTSDVCIIGGGAVGATIAYFLYRAGFSGIPVYYGREETVKTVLQQGGIRVHDRVEGVDILVPVVPRHYESPVDECRFVFNSVKAYSVPATMVLAEEILASDGVLLMLQNGFGSLELAEEKFGSKAAGGVVYFGAERVSPAHIVYHGGRTIIAGSRLGLRLELMELSRMFRLGGFEFRVVSNIDYYRWLKLALNAVVNPLTAIARSRNRVVLTGPGLELAKLILSEFTEVARRHGYLFEPRRLLDYIVSNVRSTADNHSSMAQDVAAGSPTEVDYINGFIARELGREPSVNGLITLMIHLIEEGGRRDSAT, encoded by the coding sequence ATGACTAGCGATGTATGCATTATTGGCGGCGGAGCCGTTGGGGCAACAATAGCGTACTTCCTCTACAGAGCCGGGTTCTCAGGGATACCGGTGTACTACGGCCGTGAAGAAACCGTTAAAACAGTGCTACAGCAGGGCGGGATAAGAGTCCACGATAGGGTTGAAGGCGTTGACATCCTAGTGCCAGTGGTGCCGAGGCACTATGAGAGCCCTGTCGACGAGTGTAGGTTCGTCTTCAACAGTGTGAAGGCGTATAGTGTACCAGCCACAATGGTGCTTGCAGAGGAGATCCTGGCAAGCGATGGAGTGCTCTTAATGCTACAGAATGGTTTCGGCAGCCTGGAGCTCGCTGAGGAGAAATTCGGCTCTAAGGCTGCAGGCGGGGTTGTTTACTTCGGTGCTGAAAGGGTTTCACCGGCTCACATAGTGTATCACGGTGGACGCACAATCATAGCCGGCAGCAGGCTTGGCTTACGTCTCGAATTAATGGAGTTGAGCAGAATGTTCAGGCTTGGTGGTTTCGAGTTCAGGGTTGTATCCAACATAGATTACTACAGGTGGTTGAAGCTGGCTTTAAACGCCGTGGTCAACCCGTTGACGGCTATAGCGAGATCCAGGAACAGGGTTGTTTTAACCGGGCCCGGGCTGGAGCTCGCGAAGCTTATACTCTCAGAGTTCACGGAGGTGGCGCGTCGACATGGATACCTCTTTGAGCCTAGAAGACTACTAGACTATATTGTTAGCAATGTGAGGAGTACAGCTGACAATCATTCAAGCATGGCTCAGGATGTAGCAGCAGGTAGTCCTACCGAGGTGGACTACATCAATGGCTTCATAGCTAGGGAGCTCGGGAGGGAACCCTCGGTGAACGGGCTTATCACGCTCATGATACACCTTATAGAGGAGGGTGGCCGCAGGGACTCTGCAACGTAG
- a CDS encoding thiamine-phosphate synthase family protein, with protein MIIHDAICEKILVSLRGVLAHRLSRQGLSQHRISSLLHVSQPMVNKLLKKPMEEYLRQLHEVGLEREVVEYYVEILCSLAFRAPRDRFELASYQVVNTLALKAVCSKYKEIFTSCSEGLPVDPDVEYYRVALLRITSIEGLHRVIPEVGSNLVYAPRPPASVYEIIGLTGRITRTLNGVAVTGEPMYGGSRHLSRLLLTVSTLNPAKRVGFNTRYEEVYVEALRDLGLKLAVSGPHEDVEGFWKRVEMAAREKPDAIADLGGKGLEPVVYIFTTDFNELERILVSLVKRNP; from the coding sequence ATGATAATTCATGACGCCATATGTGAGAAAATACTGGTTTCGCTTAGAGGCGTGCTTGCACATAGGCTGAGCAGGCAGGGGCTCAGCCAGCACAGGATCTCCTCCCTGCTACATGTATCACAGCCCATGGTAAACAAGCTGTTGAAGAAACCTATGGAGGAGTATCTACGCCAGCTCCATGAGGTAGGCCTTGAGAGAGAGGTGGTTGAGTACTATGTGGAGATACTGTGTAGCCTCGCATTCAGGGCTCCGCGTGACAGGTTTGAGCTAGCCAGCTACCAAGTGGTTAACACCCTGGCGCTTAAAGCGGTTTGCTCGAAGTATAAGGAGATATTTACATCGTGCTCAGAGGGGCTGCCAGTAGACCCCGATGTAGAGTACTATAGGGTTGCGTTGCTCAGGATCACGTCCATAGAAGGGCTCCACAGGGTTATACCTGAGGTGGGCTCAAACCTAGTCTACGCACCTAGGCCGCCTGCATCAGTGTACGAGATAATAGGGTTAACTGGGAGGATAACCCGTACCCTTAACGGTGTAGCTGTCACAGGGGAGCCCATGTATGGTGGGAGCAGGCATTTGTCAAGGCTCCTCCTCACGGTGTCAACTCTTAACCCGGCTAAAAGAGTCGGGTTCAACACGAGATACGAGGAGGTCTATGTCGAGGCGCTCAGGGATCTGGGTCTCAAGCTCGCCGTGAGCGGTCCTCACGAGGATGTAGAGGGCTTCTGGAAGAGAGTGGAGATGGCTGCGAGGGAGAAGCCGGATGCCATAGCTGATCTCGGAGGTAAGGGTCTTGAGCCAGTGGTTTATATTTTCACCACAGACTTCAACGAGCTTGAGAGAATACTCGTGAGCCTGGTGAAGAGGAATCCATGA
- a CDS encoding ABC transporter ATP-binding protein has product MSAVEVVDVHKVYDDETYAVRGVSFTVRPGEIYGLIGPNGAGKTTLLRIIAGIVKPTRGTVKVYGRDPYREFEETRRLIGYLPEEANTYQRLTGLEHLLFYARLYGGDVESMVEYGARITGLGDRLHDEAGTYSHGMKRRLLLGAVLMRKPMLAILDEPTSGLDVHASVSVRRTIRQYVAETGSTVILSSHNMLEIEYLCDRVGLISKGRIVAEGEPRRLVEEFNASNLEEVFTMLVSEDEE; this is encoded by the coding sequence ATGAGTGCTGTCGAGGTAGTCGACGTCCACAAGGTCTATGATGATGAAACATATGCTGTTAGAGGCGTGAGCTTCACTGTGAGGCCTGGAGAGATATATGGGTTGATAGGGCCCAATGGCGCCGGTAAGACAACCCTCCTGAGGATCATAGCAGGGATAGTTAAGCCAACCCGTGGCACGGTCAAGGTCTACGGCCGCGACCCTTATAGGGAGTTCGAGGAGACGAGGAGGCTAATAGGCTACCTGCCCGAGGAGGCCAACACGTATCAGAGGTTAACCGGCTTGGAACACCTGTTGTTCTACGCTAGGCTCTACGGCGGGGACGTTGAGTCTATGGTTGAGTACGGTGCAAGGATAACGGGGCTAGGAGACAGATTACATGATGAGGCTGGAACCTACAGCCACGGGATGAAGCGGCGTCTCCTCCTAGGCGCTGTTTTAATGAGGAAGCCCATGCTAGCCATACTCGATGAGCCGACCAGCGGGCTCGATGTACATGCAAGCGTCAGCGTGAGGAGGACGATAAGGCAGTATGTTGCTGAGACAGGCTCCACTGTTATCCTTAGCAGTCACAACATGCTGGAAATAGAGTACCTATGCGATAGAGTTGGATTGATATCCAAGGGGAGGATCGTGGCTGAGGGCGAGCCCAGGAGGCTTGTCGAGGAGTTCAATGCTTCAAACCTGGAGGAGGTCTTCACCATGCTGGTCAGCGAGGATGAGGAGTGA
- a CDS encoding ABC transporter permease gives MRGTSRIRVLLWKEALEISRDRKALITTILLPLIAMPAIGLLTVFLMVQQPVNIAVVDEDASTHVSPVFNITVSSRDLAAGIREHLSRSGFNVYMYGDKWTALSNSSIDLVVVIPRGFAENASSIDRVASVDIIRRANVQAAQQAEGTVRGFIDYYSAQLSGRKLEALAKLASVGPVDVNALRNPIVVGSVVLVSPSGAEVGAEEALKSLVARLLVLSFSFVVTPAASYVIDGVIGERERKTMEMLLTSPASVSEVFLSKLVAASMLGVLASLADLGGILAYVTLIIMAFGGGILVVMDPVLVCIHVVTAFLTILVTVSIATPFIARSSGLRSASNVAGIVSSIGLVFFIIGWMIDFPKLPPSIMYPLMLVPYTHSILAIQGYVYGELAVVARSLIVLPAVSLVSMIIAIRFIDKEKLLLARD, from the coding sequence ATGCGTGGAACCAGTAGGATCAGGGTTCTCCTGTGGAAGGAGGCATTGGAGATCTCAAGGGATAGGAAAGCATTGATAACGACTATTCTTCTACCATTGATTGCGATGCCCGCGATCGGGTTGCTCACAGTGTTCCTCATGGTGCAGCAACCAGTGAACATAGCCGTAGTTGATGAAGACGCGTCAACCCATGTGTCTCCAGTATTTAACATAACTGTTTCCTCCAGGGATCTAGCAGCAGGCATAAGGGAGCACTTATCTAGATCCGGCTTCAACGTCTATATGTATGGTGATAAATGGACCGCGTTATCTAACTCGAGTATAGACCTAGTCGTGGTCATACCGAGGGGCTTCGCCGAGAACGCCTCGAGCATTGACAGGGTTGCCTCAGTAGATATTATCAGGAGGGCGAATGTTCAAGCCGCTCAGCAAGCCGAGGGCACTGTGAGGGGGTTCATCGACTACTATTCCGCACAGCTCTCTGGAAGGAAACTGGAAGCGCTTGCAAAACTAGCCAGCGTAGGCCCGGTTGACGTGAATGCCCTCAGGAACCCCATCGTGGTTGGCAGCGTGGTGCTTGTATCCCCCTCAGGTGCAGAGGTTGGAGCTGAGGAAGCCTTGAAGAGCCTTGTAGCCCGCTTACTTGTACTCAGCTTCTCCTTCGTCGTAACCCCGGCTGCCTCATACGTCATCGACGGGGTGATAGGGGAGAGGGAGAGGAAAACCATGGAGATGTTGTTGACGAGCCCGGCCTCGGTCTCAGAGGTGTTCCTCTCGAAGCTTGTAGCGGCATCCATGCTCGGAGTGCTTGCATCACTAGCGGATCTAGGTGGGATACTAGCCTACGTTACCCTCATCATAATGGCTTTCGGCGGCGGTATACTTGTAGTAATGGATCCAGTACTCGTATGCATACATGTGGTGACAGCGTTCCTGACGATACTTGTAACAGTCTCCATAGCTACACCCTTCATAGCGAGGAGCAGCGGCTTAAGGAGCGCTAGCAATGTGGCTGGAATAGTGTCATCCATAGGGCTCGTATTCTTCATAATCGGGTGGATGATCGACTTCCCGAAGCTTCCCCCGAGCATCATGTACCCCTTAATGCTCGTACCGTACACGCATAGCATCCTAGCAATACAGGGATACGTGTACGGCGAGCTGGCTGTCGTCGCTAGGAGTCTCATAGTGCTTCCAGCGGTCTCCCTTGTTTCAATGATTATTGCAATACGGTTCATAGATAAGGAAAAGCTACTACTAGCACGGGATTGA
- a CDS encoding winged helix-turn-helix domain-containing protein translates to MTTSLKLLSLMDENGVAIDKLSSETGLSTRTVKRYLRELEEKGLVEQRGELYALTAAGLKLKKSLQALRARREAPPYIVTDPSSGAQIPLSFRNYKQLLAIIDAGLADKSVLEEHMRKYLATWVKDSLGDEYLAYLLETGAIKNLDDLKNYLETILKALGDQA, encoded by the coding sequence ATGACTACAAGCCTAAAGCTACTCAGCCTCATGGACGAAAACGGGGTGGCAATTGATAAACTCTCCTCCGAGACCGGTTTATCTACACGCACCGTCAAGAGGTATCTCAGAGAGCTCGAGGAAAAAGGGCTTGTGGAGCAACGGGGCGAGCTCTACGCGCTTACAGCGGCAGGTTTAAAACTAAAGAAGTCTCTCCAAGCACTCAGGGCGAGGCGTGAAGCCCCACCCTACATTGTAACCGATCCATCGAGCGGTGCACAGATACCTTTAAGCTTCAGGAACTATAAGCAACTCCTAGCGATAATCGATGCGGGGCTTGCCGATAAATCGGTTCTCGAGGAACACATGAGGAAATACCTGGCAACATGGGTAAAGGACTCCCTCGGTGATGAATACCTGGCATACCTCCTCGAAACCGGCGCCATCAAGAACCTGGATGATTTGAAAAACTACCTCGAGACAATACTTAAAGCCCTAGGGGACCAAGCGTAA
- a CDS encoding alpha-amylase encodes MERIIGYLEENYLPQARWWPWKGTKRSLELLGHSGDGEITILLFRSNNLVFHLPLARVTEVPANLKTRGFCIGNECYVEAEYLPKYIESLSKIEGITVEYLQETSELTEVLHAEPLTLESTNTVALYETKSGSRLVLKSYRLIPMVNMEALMLRRLAEEKYRHIPEILAFIRYRDTVTGVVSRFVRGVGDGGYPFYKSLLKSLSGEGSCLRIGLASKLGIIISGLHRALNSERGDFFGAEPISDGDVEKWRARLERMYSSSLKRLDELVSSERDNVGNEAAYWRDMLEKTRGIVEDAASMLDEYVGLMKARTHQDLHLAQMIYVESPAEDFIITDFEGEPGRSIDERLWKEPPIRDLASMIRSFHYLSHAAIMSRAGRSQGEVSKVMISNDPSAAWRLTHVKAMVYSYLMDVDPRLLGVERNTLLTGFRRLLYPWIVERAIYETYYESLYRPSWVSIPIAGLFEAYRVYRGGGAL; translated from the coding sequence ATGGAAAGAATAATAGGGTATCTCGAGGAAAACTACCTGCCACAGGCCAGATGGTGGCCGTGGAAAGGCACTAAGAGAAGCCTAGAGCTTCTGGGGCATAGTGGAGACGGGGAAATAACCATACTGCTTTTCAGGTCGAACAACCTGGTATTCCACCTCCCATTAGCCAGGGTAACGGAGGTACCGGCAAACCTTAAGACAAGGGGCTTCTGCATCGGCAACGAATGCTATGTTGAAGCCGAGTACCTCCCAAAGTACATTGAATCACTGAGTAAGATCGAGGGAATCACTGTAGAGTACCTGCAGGAAACCAGTGAGTTGACCGAGGTACTCCACGCTGAGCCGCTTACATTGGAGTCGACTAACACTGTCGCACTCTACGAGACGAAGAGCGGGAGCCGCCTGGTCTTGAAGAGCTATAGGTTGATACCCATGGTGAACATGGAGGCCTTAATGTTGCGAAGACTAGCCGAGGAGAAATATAGGCATATACCCGAGATCCTGGCATTCATAAGGTACAGGGACACCGTTACAGGCGTGGTCTCCAGGTTCGTCAGGGGAGTTGGCGACGGCGGCTACCCCTTCTACAAGTCCCTCTTAAAGAGCCTTAGCGGGGAGGGTAGCTGTTTAAGGATCGGATTAGCATCGAAACTCGGCATCATTATTTCAGGCCTACACAGGGCTCTCAACAGTGAGAGAGGAGACTTCTTCGGAGCGGAACCCATATCGGATGGCGACGTGGAGAAATGGAGAGCCCGGCTTGAGAGAATGTACTCTTCGAGCCTCAAGAGGCTTGACGAGCTGGTAAGCAGCGAGAGGGATAACGTGGGCAATGAGGCAGCGTATTGGCGAGACATGCTTGAGAAGACACGGGGGATAGTTGAAGACGCAGCCAGCATGCTGGATGAGTATGTGGGACTAATGAAGGCTAGAACCCATCAAGATCTCCACCTGGCGCAAATGATATATGTGGAGAGCCCGGCAGAGGACTTCATAATAACGGACTTCGAGGGAGAACCCGGGAGAAGCATTGATGAAAGGCTCTGGAAGGAGCCGCCTATAAGGGACCTGGCCTCTATGATAAGGAGCTTCCACTATCTCTCCCATGCAGCAATAATGAGCCGTGCGGGGAGGTCTCAAGGCGAGGTGTCCAAGGTTATGATCAGCAACGATCCCTCCGCTGCCTGGAGGCTTACCCATGTTAAAGCAATGGTTTACTCCTATCTAATGGATGTGGATCCCCGTCTACTTGGGGTGGAGAGGAATACCCTTCTAACTGGTTTCCGAAGACTTCTTTACCCATGGATAGTTGAGAGAGCTATCTATGAGACGTATTATGAGTCTCTTTATAGGCCTAGCTGGGTCTCAATACCTATAGCAGGCCTCTTCGAGGCCTACCGTGTCTACAGGGGTGGTGGAGCCCTTTGA
- a CDS encoding glycoside hydrolase family 57 protein gives MTDVVLMFEVHQPYRLRRDIHYRLLEKALAGRVEPGDVEEALFDNELNRLVVERASERCYIPATRIILENVKRYAGGSRGFKASFSVSGVFLEQAQRWKPEVVDLFRELAGTGMIEFVEQTYYHSMAAFLPYFGFDELREQVVEHRKLVEELIGYRPTSIENTEFTYSNDVACFFDSMGYRVVLTEGVERVLGWRSPNYVYKAYGCDIRVLTRNYRLSDDIGFRFSDKTWDQYPLTADKYASWIASTPGDLIFIAVDYETFGEHHWPESGIHEFLKWMPGEVLKYGHLNFSTPSEVVERHPVRDVLDVPSWSPISWADERDLSAWLGNEMQREAFNALASIRPFIKAVDKPWLTRLWKLLTISDHLYYMATKFGSIGEVHSYFSPYKNASIAHGLFMEALGAVAEMVRREVEADRRSTLRKLILPEAKAFRFTMPNGEYTGLSAHSLVEFTELLEKAPPESLLYHLNRGDISAWLRGVLGLEDVAREIDELRKTPMAYSEVVAALRRVLKGLVE, from the coding sequence TTGACCGATGTAGTTTTAATGTTTGAGGTGCACCAGCCCTACAGGCTGAGGAGAGATATTCACTACAGGCTACTGGAAAAGGCCTTAGCCGGTAGAGTTGAGCCAGGGGACGTGGAGGAGGCGTTGTTTGACAACGAGTTGAACCGGCTGGTTGTCGAGAGAGCGTCGGAGAGATGCTACATTCCTGCCACCCGTATAATACTTGAGAATGTGAAACGGTATGCCGGGGGTTCCAGGGGATTCAAGGCTAGTTTCAGTGTGAGCGGCGTGTTCCTGGAGCAGGCGCAACGCTGGAAACCCGAGGTCGTCGATCTCTTCAGAGAGCTGGCGGGCACTGGAATGATCGAATTCGTGGAGCAAACGTATTATCATAGCATGGCTGCGTTCCTACCGTACTTCGGGTTCGACGAGCTACGTGAACAGGTGGTTGAACACAGGAAGCTCGTTGAAGAACTCATAGGTTATAGGCCCACCTCGATCGAGAACACGGAGTTCACGTATAGTAACGATGTCGCCTGCTTCTTTGACTCAATGGGCTACAGGGTTGTGTTGACAGAGGGCGTTGAAAGAGTGCTTGGCTGGAGGAGCCCTAACTATGTTTACAAGGCTTATGGATGTGATATACGGGTCTTAACGAGGAACTACAGGTTAAGCGATGACATAGGCTTCAGGTTCAGTGATAAGACATGGGATCAATACCCGTTGACAGCAGACAAGTATGCATCATGGATTGCCTCAACCCCCGGAGACCTGATATTTATCGCCGTGGACTACGAGACATTCGGCGAACACCACTGGCCTGAGTCAGGTATACACGAGTTCCTTAAGTGGATGCCGGGCGAGGTCTTGAAGTACGGCCACCTCAACTTCTCAACGCCGAGCGAGGTAGTGGAGAGACACCCTGTTAGAGATGTGCTGGATGTACCTTCATGGTCCCCTATAAGCTGGGCCGATGAGAGAGACTTGAGTGCATGGTTGGGCAACGAGATGCAGCGCGAAGCCTTCAATGCTCTCGCATCCATCAGGCCGTTTATAAAGGCTGTTGATAAGCCCTGGCTAACTAGACTATGGAAGCTTCTCACCATAAGCGACCACCTGTACTATATGGCAACGAAGTTCGGTTCCATAGGAGAGGTTCACTCGTATTTCTCCCCCTATAAAAACGCTAGCATAGCGCATGGATTATTCATGGAGGCTCTTGGCGCAGTAGCCGAAATGGTTAGACGCGAGGTTGAAGCAGATAGAAGAAGCACCCTGAGAAAGCTGATTCTACCCGAGGCAAAGGCATTCCGGTTCACGATGCCGAACGGTGAGTACACGGGCTTAAGTGCTCACTCACTAGTCGAGTTCACAGAGCTATTGGAGAAAGCACCCCCGGAGTCCCTTCTCTACCATTTGAACAGGGGCGATATAAGCGCATGGTTGCGAGGAGTACTGGGGCTCGAGGACGTTGCCCGCGAGATCGATGAGCTGAGGAAGACGCCCATGGCTTATAGCGAAGTAGTCGCCGCCCTCAGGAGGGTGCTTAAAGGGCTCGTCGAGTAG